A stretch of DNA from Paenibacillus sp. FSL W8-0186:
TGGACCATCACTTTTTGCATAAACGGCTCCAGTGCTTGCTCGCTAAGCTGCTCTCGGTACCTCAGCATTTCCAGTAAAGCCTTCTCCTCTTCGTATGGATACTCCACATGGTCTTTTTTCCAGGCAGGAATATCTTCATACCGAATAATGCCTGTTTGCTCTAAAATGGCTAAATACTTCACACTGTCAAGTGCTTCAAGCGAGGTGGCCCAAATAGAAGTTAGCTGCTCGTAGCTATTTCCTATACCAGCATTGACATCAATTTTCAAAGTATGCTGGATCGTCTCTACGGTTTTTGTCCACTGAGGGATAGCTCCTGACTCGGATAATACGCAGAGCAATACAGTATCCGAGTGATTATAAATATAAATAATGGCTTGTGAATGCAATTCTTCTATAATATTGCGAATGACAAAGCGAACGAGGGAAAGCTCGCTTTGCCCGTAACGCTCGTACGCCTTCTCTAATTTGCAAATTTCAATGGCGACACAACAAAAGGCCGGATAATTTAACGAAATATCAGCAGAGGCGGCCCGATCATGGATCTGTGAGGAACTAGACAATCCTCCGGCAAGTAAATCGCTCCAAAATTTTTCAGCAATAATAGGCTTGTATTGTTCAAGCCTTGTCTTTGCCATCTCATTCCAGTTCTCTAATCGGTACTCAAGCAGAATCTCTTCCCGTATCTCTTTCACAGTCTCCTTTAATTCCTCGGGAAAAATAGGCTTGACCAAATATTTGGCTACGCCGATTTCAATCGCCTCTTTGGCATACTCGAATTTCTCATACCCTGTCAGGATGACAAAACGAATGTGGGGATGCTGACTGCGAATTTTTTTGGCAAAATCAAGGCCGGATATGCCTGGCATAAAAATATCGGTGACAATTAAATCAGGAGGCCCTTCCTCAATGATGGAATTGGCTTCAACGGCATTTTTTGCATCCAGCACTTCATCAAATCCGGCCTCGCTCCAATCGATCAATGTACGAAGTCCGTCTCGGATAAATATTTCATCATCAACAATTAGTACCTTCATGTTAGATATCCTCCTCGAACATGTATTTGCAATCGATTATTTCACGGCTCCCGCGGTTAGTCCACCAATGATTTTCTCACTAAGCAAAGAATAGATCACTATAGTTGGAATAATAGCAATAACCATCGCTGCAAAAGCTACCGGATAATTCGCTGAAAAGGTCGTTAAAAAGAACCGGATTGCCACCTGAAGTGTTCGGGTCGCTTCGCTTTGAGTAAGCAAAGAGGCAAACAGCAGCTCATTCCAGGCCGTAATCATCAGGAAAATACTTGCCGTCGTCATACCCGGATAAGAGACAGGCAGAATGACCTGAAAGAACGTCCTGTGCACACTGGCCCCATCGATAAATGAGGCTTCAAGAATTTCATGCTGGATGGAGTCCATGTACGTTTTTACAATTAATACGCATAGCGGAAGTGAGACCCCCGCGTAAACAAGAGCTACCCCCAGCAAAGTATCATACAAGCCCAGCCAATTCACAATAAAATAATAAGGAACAATGAAAGCATTTGTGGGGATAAATATCCCAAAAGTAACCAATAACAACCAGCCTGATTTAAATTTAAAGGTATACATAAAAGCATAGGATACTAAAGTCGCGACAATCACGCCAAGTAACGTCGAGACGATGGCAATAAATATCGAATTGAAAAAATAATGCGGGATCGGATGACTGGAAAGAACCGCCTCATAATTTTCAATCATCCACCTTTTTGGGAGTGAGAAGGGGGCTGCAAACAGCTCCTGGTTCGTCTTGAACGACGCGAGAATCAACCATAGGAAAGGAACCATCGTCACAAGCAGGAAAAGCATTTTGAAACCAAAGCGCAGCCACTTCATGCTTTCCCCCTCCTTTCCGTTAGACCCAGAGCCCCGAAGACGAGCAGCATAGCTGCCGCCCCCATAAGTATAGTCATCAGCCCTGCCGACATGGAGATGCCGTAACGGTTCGCCGTGATCATTTCCCTATAAATATAAAGAGACAGGTTTATGGATGAATCTGCGGGTCCGCCCCCGGTCATCAGCAGCGGATATTCAAACATTTTCAAGCAAAATGCCGTATTGAAGATCACGTTAATCGCGATCGCGCTTTTAACCATGGGAATGGTAATATACCGGTCCTTCTGTATATTCGTGGCTCCATCGATCTCAGCGGCTTCATAAAGATCCGGTGAAATTGTCGTCATTTGCGTCAGGAAGATCACCATCGTAAAGCCAATATACAGCACAAAAGGGATCATATTTGCGAAAACAGCCGTTCCTGGATCGCTTAACCAAGGGTGCGCCCACGACTCCAATCCAACCGTTTTGAACAGGTTGTTGA
This window harbors:
- a CDS encoding sugar ABC transporter permease, with translation MLTSRQIYIYLAPALLFTALFFIFPFVFLLYVSMQEWNGIGAMNFVAFDNFRYLLGDPVFKTAMINTVLWILAGILLHTPLGLLMALLLFRKPRGWKLFRVLFFLPNVISTTALAFLWYFVLHVSLGLVNNLFKTVGLESWAHPWLSDPGTAVFANMIPFVLYIGFTMVIFLTQMTTISPDLYEAAEIDGATNIQKDRYITIPMVKSAIAINVIFNTAFCLKMFEYPLLMTGGGPADSSINLSLYIYREMITANRYGISMSAGLMTILMGAAAMLLVFGALGLTERRGKA
- a CDS encoding carbohydrate ABC transporter permease; this translates as MKWLRFGFKMLFLLVTMVPFLWLILASFKTNQELFAAPFSLPKRWMIENYEAVLSSHPIPHYFFNSIFIAIVSTLLGVIVATLVSYAFMYTFKFKSGWLLLVTFGIFIPTNAFIVPYYFIVNWLGLYDTLLGVALVYAGVSLPLCVLIVKTYMDSIQHEILEASFIDGASVHRTFFQVILPVSYPGMTTASIFLMITAWNELLFASLLTQSEATRTLQVAIRFFLTTFSANYPVAFAAMVIAIIPTIVIYSLLSEKIIGGLTAGAVK
- a CDS encoding response regulator — translated: MKVLIVDDEIFIRDGLRTLIDWSEAGFDEVLDAKNAVEANSIIEEGPPDLIVTDIFMPGISGLDFAKKIRSQHPHIRFVILTGYEKFEYAKEAIEIGVAKYLVKPIFPEELKETVKEIREEILLEYRLENWNEMAKTRLEQYKPIIAEKFWSDLLAGGLSSSSQIHDRAASADISLNYPAFCCVAIEICKLEKAYERYGQSELSLVRFVIRNIIEELHSQAIIYIYNHSDTVLLCVLSESGAIPQWTKTVETIQHTLKIDVNAGIGNSYEQLTSIWATSLEALDSVKYLAILEQTGIIRYEDIPAWKKDHVEYPYEEEKALLEMLRYREQLSEQALEPFMQKVMVQNPSPPMIHLTFVQLLGAIYRLVDEYGIDSIPTFNQSLSRLEELASYSQFQKLLTELLTEIIERRSRHHASFVSQLVDGAQQMIQARFNDSTLSVTSIAQSLCISPNYLSRIFHQQTGKTCVEFITECRLEEAKKLLLLTNRKNYEISEEVGYTSAHYFSSIFKKSVGHSPSEYRERFSTGSVQ